The following proteins are encoded in a genomic region of Natrinema sp. DC36:
- a CDS encoding DUF5795 family protein — MSENRVVQGRMVTAKKLAEIVEGDSVMEVDSIEEADEECPACGGSVLTVTYMPSVTELVTGRKCQDCDWSETDRD; from the coding sequence GTGAGCGAGAATCGCGTCGTTCAGGGACGAATGGTGACGGCCAAAAAACTCGCCGAGATCGTCGAGGGCGACTCCGTCATGGAGGTCGACTCGATCGAGGAGGCCGACGAGGAGTGTCCGGCGTGTGGCGGCTCCGTCCTCACGGTGACCTACATGCCGTCGGTGACTGAACTGGTCACCGGTCGGAAGTGCCAGGACTGTGACTGGAGCGAGACGGATCGGGACTGA
- a CDS encoding ribbon-helix-helix domain-containing protein: MSRSPPSDDIVADPDHSRLVDGRTLERVTFRATDEQLAALESLVDADVYHSRSEALRAGVQQLLERHRSSEIDPDDQ, encoded by the coding sequence ATGTCGCGTAGTCCGCCGTCCGACGACATCGTCGCCGACCCCGACCACTCCCGGCTGGTGGATGGGCGGACGCTCGAGCGCGTGACGTTCCGGGCCACCGACGAACAGCTCGCCGCCCTCGAATCGCTCGTGGACGCCGACGTCTACCATTCCCGGAGCGAAGCGCTCCGGGCCGGAGTGCAACAGCTTCTCGAGCGGCACCGTTCGTCCGAGATCGATCCCGATGATCAGTAG
- a CDS encoding trypsin-like peptidase domain-containing protein — translation MDWEDEIVTRRRMLQAASAAGTVAIAGCSGSSEETSDPGTDSETDGEETNGNETDDGESEPEEVPDPPNVESQIIQRDKAAITNVRHVVDGTMTWPSARWVDVVDPTLLGTWETGNSRVYFSSDRTFVLETSRTQYGEWATRDNQLFLEYESGATENLGYQIQTESSRPVLEIYQNGAYQGSYEQTTTESDQRGPIETAESLIAVREQNSTTKRESVRSGAMGSGFIVSPDGTVVTNAHVVGTHQNPKETVFQRFAVNKSEAIRQELASSGNLSEEQRDEAGQILYEEIMDYYRENGSLGSVSEEVNVLNGKATPDDDLEVESWSADIETEGTVYTEVGGEPSMGRDIAILDIDGENLPTVTLGSATDVGTGEELYVIGYPDIGIDEVFDDRNTTLEPTMTTGIVSARRTLNSGVDSIQTDAAINSGNSGGPMYNSDGEVVGVATFSPPNVDIQDIQFGLPIEVAKGFLSELDVENTTGEMQRAYEDGLEAYWRGDCETGTAKMETVLELHPDHPQAKGYITDCENGEAPGQE, via the coding sequence ATGGATTGGGAGGACGAAATCGTCACACGGCGTCGAATGTTGCAAGCCGCTTCGGCGGCTGGAACCGTCGCCATCGCGGGCTGTAGCGGATCTTCTGAGGAGACGAGTGATCCGGGGACTGACAGCGAGACGGACGGGGAGGAAACGAACGGGAACGAAACGGACGACGGCGAGTCGGAACCGGAAGAAGTGCCGGATCCGCCGAACGTCGAGAGTCAGATCATCCAGCGGGATAAGGCCGCGATAACGAACGTTCGCCACGTCGTCGACGGAACGATGACGTGGCCGTCGGCTCGCTGGGTTGACGTCGTCGACCCGACTCTCCTCGGTACCTGGGAAACGGGGAACAGTCGAGTCTACTTCTCTTCCGACCGTACGTTCGTACTAGAAACCTCGAGGACACAGTACGGCGAATGGGCAACGCGAGACAACCAACTCTTTCTCGAATACGAGTCGGGAGCCACGGAGAATCTGGGCTACCAAATCCAGACCGAAAGCTCGCGACCGGTTCTCGAGATCTACCAGAACGGAGCGTACCAGGGCTCGTACGAACAGACAACGACGGAATCCGACCAACGGGGCCCCATCGAGACTGCCGAGAGTCTGATCGCCGTTCGCGAGCAAAACAGCACCACGAAACGCGAATCTGTCCGGAGCGGGGCGATGGGGTCTGGCTTCATCGTCTCGCCTGACGGCACCGTCGTTACGAACGCACACGTCGTCGGAACGCATCAGAATCCCAAAGAAACGGTCTTTCAGCGGTTCGCGGTGAACAAGAGCGAAGCGATCCGACAAGAGCTGGCCTCGAGCGGGAACCTCTCCGAAGAGCAGCGAGACGAGGCCGGTCAGATACTCTACGAAGAGATCATGGACTACTACCGGGAGAACGGCAGCCTCGGAAGCGTCTCCGAGGAAGTGAACGTCCTGAACGGGAAGGCAACCCCCGACGACGACCTCGAGGTCGAGAGCTGGTCCGCGGATATCGAGACGGAGGGGACGGTCTACACGGAGGTCGGCGGCGAGCCGTCGATGGGTCGTGACATCGCGATCCTGGACATCGACGGTGAGAACCTCCCGACGGTGACGCTCGGAAGCGCGACCGACGTCGGTACCGGCGAGGAACTCTACGTCATCGGCTATCCCGACATCGGCATCGACGAGGTGTTCGACGACAGGAACACCACCCTCGAGCCGACGATGACGACCGGGATCGTCAGCGCGCGGCGGACGCTCAACTCCGGCGTCGATTCGATCCAGACCGACGCAGCGATCAATAGCGGCAACAGCGGCGGCCCCATGTACAACAGCGACGGGGAGGTCGTCGGCGTTGCGACGTTCAGTCCACCCAACGTCGACATTCAGGACATCCAGTTCGGTCTCCCGATCGAGGTCGCGAAGGGGTTCCTGAGCGAACTCGACGTGGAGAACACCACCGGCGAGATGCAGCGTGCCTACGAAGACGGCCTCGAGGCCTACTGGCGTGGCGACTGCGAGACGGGGACGGCAAAGATGGAGACCGTCCTAGAGCTCCATCCTGACCATCCACAGGCCAAGGGATATATCACGGACTGTGAGAACGGCGAGGCACCCGGACAGGAGTAA
- a CDS encoding DUF790 family protein, with protein sequence MLTKDLLRVSRAGGGYHPQFADREHRPLAARIIGTYQGHVGEPRATLENALTALEREAEDFKLARGLAALVERETVAETETAIEPERARAAVFEAAEAVGVVTEDERAMAFIRASESLDVSADDLEAALYADLEERQVVTAVESRWDPDGLIAQYNLSLAQTALFDATEVRVRSSDPKALISAIKRLRLMYEIHRVDAESAGGVEGISDREVVVTGPTHLFRATRRYGTRFARLLRSVATADRWHLEATIDDRGTERTLELSHEDPVRVPDAEPIAEVSFDSGVEADFAARFTNLDLDWDLVREPEPLATGTGVMIPDFAFEYAPAGRPRGDASDEFDGDRGDFRVYFEIMGFWTPEYVEKKLAQLADLEDVAMLVAVDESLGVGEEIAARDHRAIPYSGTVRVKDVADVLREYERQLVAESAARLPDVLRPADDAVTVDELADRHGASPDALADKDFPDHEWVGRTLVRPAVLESVADEIEAGIALTDAEAILEAVDLSDSSAILSQLGYRVEWEGLAGGTLVER encoded by the coding sequence ATGCTGACGAAGGACCTGCTTCGCGTCTCGCGGGCCGGCGGCGGCTACCACCCCCAGTTCGCCGACCGCGAACACCGGCCGCTCGCCGCCCGCATCATCGGCACGTATCAGGGCCACGTCGGCGAACCGCGGGCGACGCTCGAGAACGCGCTGACCGCACTCGAGCGCGAGGCCGAGGACTTCAAACTCGCACGCGGCCTCGCGGCGCTGGTCGAACGCGAGACCGTCGCGGAGACGGAGACGGCGATCGAGCCCGAGCGGGCCCGGGCGGCGGTGTTCGAGGCGGCCGAGGCCGTCGGCGTCGTCACCGAGGACGAGCGCGCGATGGCGTTCATCCGCGCGAGCGAATCGCTCGACGTGTCGGCGGACGACCTCGAGGCCGCGCTGTACGCCGATCTCGAGGAGCGACAGGTCGTGACCGCGGTCGAGTCACGTTGGGACCCGGACGGTCTGATCGCCCAGTACAACCTCTCGCTCGCGCAGACGGCGCTCTTCGACGCGACCGAGGTTCGAGTGCGCTCGAGCGATCCGAAGGCGTTGATTTCGGCGATCAAGCGGTTGCGGCTGATGTACGAGATCCACCGGGTCGACGCCGAATCCGCAGGCGGAGTCGAGGGGATATCCGACCGCGAGGTCGTCGTCACGGGCCCGACCCACCTCTTTCGCGCGACCCGGCGGTACGGGACTCGCTTCGCACGCCTCCTTCGAAGCGTCGCGACGGCCGATCGGTGGCACCTCGAGGCGACGATCGACGACCGCGGCACCGAACGAACCCTCGAACTGTCCCACGAGGATCCCGTCCGGGTACCCGACGCGGAGCCGATCGCGGAGGTGTCCTTCGACAGCGGTGTGGAAGCCGATTTCGCGGCTCGCTTTACGAATCTGGATCTGGACTGGGACCTCGTCCGCGAACCCGAGCCCCTCGCGACGGGAACGGGGGTGATGATCCCCGATTTCGCGTTCGAATACGCTCCCGCGGGTCGTCCCCGCGGGGACGCGTCGGACGAGTTCGACGGCGACCGCGGTGATTTCCGCGTCTATTTCGAGATCATGGGGTTCTGGACGCCCGAATACGTCGAGAAGAAGCTCGCTCAGCTCGCCGATCTCGAGGACGTGGCCATGCTGGTCGCCGTCGACGAATCGCTGGGCGTCGGCGAGGAGATCGCCGCCCGCGACCATCGAGCGATCCCTTACTCGGGAACGGTCAGGGTCAAAGACGTCGCCGACGTCCTCCGGGAGTACGAACGCCAACTGGTCGCCGAGAGCGCGGCCCGCCTTCCCGATGTGCTGCGGCCGGCGGATGACGCCGTCACGGTGGACGAGCTGGCGGATCGTCACGGCGCGAGCCCGGACGCGCTCGCGGACAAGGACTTCCCCGACCACGAATGGGTCGGTCGGACGCTGGTTCGCCCCGCCGTTCTCGAGTCGGTAGCGGACGAAATCGAGGCGGGGATAGCACTCACGGACGCCGAAGCGATCCTCGAGGCGGTCGATCTCTCCGACTCTAGTGCGATCCTCTCACAACTCGGCTATCGCGTCGAGTGGGAGGGGCTGGCCGGGGGGACGCTCGTCGAGCGGTAA
- a CDS encoding response regulator yields the protein MSHQSSPDPVSILLVEDNPGDVRLIEEAFKTAGFETVFHTFTDGGSALDFLYEQVLSAGGPDVDLMLLDLNLPRTSGFEVLETLKNESNLTSLPVIVLTSSEATEDIVRSYELCANAYLTKPSDPAEFAELGRAVEAFWIDEATLPPVPS from the coding sequence GTGTCCCATCAGTCCTCTCCCGACCCCGTTTCCATCCTTCTCGTCGAAGACAATCCCGGCGACGTTCGCCTGATAGAGGAGGCGTTCAAAACGGCGGGATTCGAGACGGTCTTTCACACGTTCACGGACGGTGGATCCGCCCTCGACTTCCTCTATGAGCAGGTGCTGTCCGCGGGCGGTCCCGACGTGGATCTCATGTTACTCGATCTAAACCTTCCCAGAACGAGCGGATTCGAGGTGCTCGAGACGCTCAAAAACGAGTCGAATCTCACGTCGCTCCCGGTCATCGTCCTCACGAGTTCGGAGGCGACCGAAGACATCGTCAGGAGTTACGAACTGTGCGCGAACGCCTATCTCACCAAGCCGAGCGATCCGGCCGAGTTCGCCGAACTCGGTCGTGCCGTCGAAGCGTTCTGGATCGACGAAGCGACGCTCCCACCCGTTCCCTCGTAA